Proteins from a genomic interval of Candidatus Binataceae bacterium:
- the cofH gene encoding 5-amino-6-(D-ribitylamino)uracil--L-tyrosine 4-hydroxyphenyl transferase CofH has protein sequence MNLEYWRTWVDEIEAAPLDALLEKASPGVRATLERSLEQREITPDEGLALYTSRDDDLRATVKCADLARATDVGNEVTYVVNRNINFTNICFVGCQFCGFKRQRWESDAYDHSDETILGKVADAVARGATEVCMQGGINPDMPAFKYRDLLDVIKSRFPEIHMHAFSPMEIMYGAKRARMEYPDYIGMLRDHGLGSIPGTAAEILDDGVREILSHKKVDVAAWVDIITTAHSIGVPTTSTVMYGHIETPRHVVNHLDLLRTIQKETHGFTEFVPLRFIHENTVMFRKGLVKPVGRGELDFQMYAFSRLFLRGQINNIQTSWVKCGVDLAALTLKTGCNDFSGTLMEESITAQAGGDAGEFVPVDLIEAKAHEMGRVAVERSTLYKKLYGRKAPNGARPISAPPVEADSHACGGSGCS, from the coding sequence ATGAATCTGGAGTACTGGAGAACCTGGGTCGACGAGATAGAAGCGGCGCCGCTCGATGCGCTCTTGGAAAAAGCATCGCCCGGTGTGCGCGCAACCCTGGAACGATCCCTGGAGCAGCGCGAAATTACGCCCGACGAAGGGCTCGCGCTGTACACCAGCAGGGATGACGACCTGCGTGCAACGGTGAAATGCGCCGATCTCGCGCGCGCCACAGATGTCGGCAACGAGGTCACCTACGTCGTCAATCGCAATATCAACTTCACCAACATCTGTTTCGTCGGATGCCAGTTCTGCGGGTTCAAACGCCAGCGCTGGGAATCGGATGCGTACGACCATTCGGATGAGACGATCCTCGGCAAGGTAGCCGACGCAGTCGCGCGCGGTGCCACCGAGGTATGCATGCAGGGCGGGATCAATCCCGACATGCCGGCCTTCAAGTACCGCGACCTGCTGGATGTCATCAAGTCGCGTTTTCCGGAAATTCATATGCACGCGTTCTCGCCGATGGAAATCATGTACGGCGCCAAGCGCGCGCGGATGGAATATCCGGACTATATCGGGATGCTGCGCGACCACGGGCTCGGATCGATTCCGGGCACGGCCGCGGAAATTCTCGACGACGGTGTGCGCGAGATCCTGAGCCATAAGAAAGTCGATGTGGCCGCGTGGGTGGACATCATAACCACCGCACATTCGATCGGCGTACCGACGACTTCCACGGTGATGTACGGTCATATCGAGACGCCGCGTCACGTGGTGAATCATCTTGACCTGCTCCGCACGATCCAGAAGGAGACCCACGGCTTTACCGAATTCGTGCCGCTGCGTTTCATCCACGAGAATACGGTGATGTTCCGCAAGGGATTGGTAAAGCCGGTGGGACGCGGCGAGCTGGATTTCCAGATGTACGCGTTCTCGCGGCTGTTCCTGCGCGGGCAGATCAACAACATCCAGACCTCGTGGGTGAAATGCGGGGTCGACCTCGCCGCGCTAACCCTCAAGACCGGGTGCAACGATTTTTCCGGCACCCTGATGGAGGAAAGCATCACGGCGCAAGCCGGTGGCGACGCCGGCGAATTCGTTCCGGTGGATTTGATCGAAGCGAAGGCGCACGAAATGGGCAGGGTCGCGGTCGAGCGCAGCACGCTCTACAAGAAGCTCTACGGAAGAAAGGCTCCGAATGGTGCGCGGCCGATCTCCGCTCCCCCCGTCGAAGCAGATAGTCACGCTTGCGGGGGGAGTGGGTGCAGCTAA
- the ispF gene encoding 2-C-methyl-D-erythritol 2,4-cyclodiphosphate synthase, whose protein sequence is MGYRVGQGFDSHPLVPGRRLVLGGVQIAYPRGLQGHSDGDVAAHALANAILGALGEGDLGQHFPDHDPRYAGADSIGLLNEVWRTAAGKGWRLTNADLTIFAQAPKLAAFLPPMRVRLADALGADQSRVNVKASNPEGLGALGRAEGMAAAAIVMVEKD, encoded by the coding sequence ATGGGGTACCGCGTAGGACAGGGATTCGATTCTCATCCGTTGGTACCGGGCCGAAGGCTCGTTCTCGGCGGGGTCCAAATTGCCTATCCCAGGGGGCTGCAGGGCCACTCCGACGGTGACGTAGCTGCACACGCCCTGGCGAACGCGATCCTAGGCGCGCTCGGCGAGGGTGACTTGGGGCAGCATTTCCCCGACCATGACCCTCGCTACGCCGGCGCGGACAGCATCGGCTTGTTGAACGAGGTCTGGAGGACCGCGGCCGGAAAAGGATGGCGCCTCACCAACGCTGATCTCACAATTTTTGCGCAGGCACCGAAGCTGGCCGCTTTTTTGCCCCCAATGCGTGTGCGCCTGGCCGATGCGCTCGGCGCCGATCAGTCTAGGGTGAACGTCAAGGCCTCGAACCCCGAAGGTCTCGGGGCATTGGGCCGCGCCGAAGGGATGGCCGCGGCCGCGATCGTGATGGTTGAAAAAGACTAA
- the glp gene encoding gephyrin-like molybdotransferase Glp, whose translation MIGVDEALTMVLDAVRPLGVERVALLNSLGRVLAQEVQSPRDIPGFDNSAMDGYAVRAADVAGASAASPVRLNVTETVPAGTMPAHEVRLGQAARTMTGAPIARGADAIVPIEQTRGSGDQVEILAPAPPNAFVRPRGEDLKRGEVAMTPGKLLGAADLGMLAALNRAMVGVYRRPRVAIVATGDELVDVDELPSGAQVVNSSAYALSGAIREAGGDASILRVARDTPAEVRERLAEAVAFDAILTTGGVSVGQFDHVKTVLDELGTKTLFHGVAQKPGRPLKFGTLRDRPVFGLPGNPVSTLVCFYLYARPALLKMSGRRELGLPRITVRCATDIKLATGLTEFVRVKVERRDHEYFAVPTGNQGSGIFSSVARADGLLIGPAEVNQLRAGDHCAVLLLVTDAADTAFFERRFHKN comes from the coding sequence GTGATTGGTGTCGATGAAGCGCTGACCATGGTGCTGGACGCGGTACGTCCGCTAGGGGTTGAGCGGGTGGCTCTGCTTAACTCCCTGGGGCGGGTTTTGGCGCAGGAGGTTCAGTCGCCACGAGATATCCCCGGGTTCGACAATTCAGCGATGGACGGCTATGCGGTTCGCGCCGCCGATGTCGCCGGCGCGAGCGCCGCGAGCCCCGTGCGGCTTAACGTAACCGAGACCGTGCCGGCCGGCACCATGCCGGCGCACGAGGTGCGACTCGGTCAGGCCGCCAGGACGATGACCGGCGCTCCAATCGCGCGCGGTGCAGACGCGATCGTTCCCATCGAACAGACGCGCGGCAGCGGCGACCAGGTCGAAATACTCGCACCCGCACCACCTAATGCGTTCGTCCGCCCGCGCGGTGAGGACCTCAAACGAGGGGAGGTCGCGATGACCCCCGGCAAGCTGCTCGGGGCCGCGGATCTCGGGATGCTCGCGGCGTTGAACCGGGCGATGGTGGGGGTTTATCGCCGACCCCGAGTGGCGATTGTTGCTACCGGCGACGAATTGGTGGACGTGGATGAGTTACCAAGCGGAGCACAGGTGGTGAATTCGAGCGCGTATGCGCTTTCGGGTGCGATTCGGGAAGCGGGTGGAGATGCTTCGATACTTCGTGTCGCGCGCGACACACCGGCCGAAGTTCGGGAGCGCCTGGCAGAGGCAGTTGCCTTCGATGCGATCCTTACGACGGGTGGGGTGTCGGTTGGACAGTTCGATCACGTCAAGACCGTACTCGATGAACTCGGGACAAAGACGCTTTTTCATGGGGTTGCGCAAAAACCAGGACGTCCCCTGAAATTCGGCACGCTGCGCGATCGCCCGGTGTTCGGGCTACCGGGCAACCCGGTTTCAACCCTGGTCTGCTTTTATCTCTACGCGCGGCCCGCCTTGCTCAAGATGAGCGGCAGGCGCGAGTTAGGTCTGCCCCGCATCACGGTGCGCTGCGCCACCGATATCAAGCTGGCCACGGGGCTCACCGAGTTCGTGCGGGTGAAGGTGGAGCGGCGCGACCACGAATACTTCGCAGTCCCGACCGGCAACCAGGGCTCCGGCATTTTCAGTTCCGTCGCCCGCGCCGACGGCCTCTTGATCGGACCGGCGGAGGTGAACCAGCTGCGTGCGGGCGATCACTGCGCGGTGCTGCTTCTGGTGACCGATGCGGCCGACACCGCGTTCTTCGAGCGCCGTTTCCACAAGAACTGA
- a CDS encoding LLM class F420-dependent oxidoreductase, with the protein MGERHPIRFGVQTGQQNVSWAELTELWSKADGWGYDSLWVFDHFYPIFVPDPTGPCMEGWTLLAALSQHTKRARLGALVNGNTYRNPCLTAKMAATLDNVSGGRFNLGIGAGWFELEHQSFGVDFKTIPGRLQALDESLRIIKGMFTQNKTSLEGRHYKVVDAVCNPKPLSKPHPPIMIGGQGEKTLLKIVARHADMWNANGDAERMTHLINVINRHGDTEGRDPDEIEKTVMIGLCYRAPKEREEVMMSIIGAMSGKQPQEARKQIMIGDQHECLDTIERYRKAGVTHFIFMAMAPFFLEDFQRFAEDVIPAFR; encoded by the coding sequence ATGGGCGAAAGGCATCCGATTCGTTTCGGAGTTCAGACCGGACAACAGAATGTCAGCTGGGCCGAACTGACCGAACTGTGGAGCAAAGCCGACGGCTGGGGATACGACTCGCTATGGGTGTTCGATCACTTCTACCCGATCTTTGTGCCTGATCCGACCGGACCCTGCATGGAAGGATGGACGCTGCTTGCGGCCCTTAGCCAGCACACCAAACGGGCGCGGCTGGGAGCTCTGGTCAACGGCAACACCTATCGGAATCCGTGTCTCACCGCGAAGATGGCGGCGACCCTCGACAATGTGTCGGGCGGGCGGTTTAACCTGGGAATCGGCGCAGGCTGGTTCGAGCTCGAGCATCAGAGCTTCGGGGTCGATTTCAAAACCATCCCGGGCCGCCTGCAAGCGCTCGATGAGTCGTTGCGGATCATCAAGGGCATGTTCACGCAGAATAAGACCTCGCTGGAGGGGCGTCACTACAAGGTGGTCGATGCAGTATGCAATCCAAAGCCGCTCTCGAAGCCACATCCGCCGATCATGATCGGGGGGCAGGGCGAAAAGACGTTGCTCAAAATCGTCGCACGTCACGCCGACATGTGGAACGCGAACGGAGACGCCGAGCGCATGACGCATCTGATTAACGTCATCAACCGGCATGGCGACACCGAAGGCCGCGACCCGGACGAAATTGAGAAGACTGTGATGATTGGGCTTTGCTATCGCGCGCCCAAGGAGCGCGAGGAAGTCATGATGTCGATCATCGGTGCGATGAGCGGCAAGCAGCCGCAGGAAGCACGCAAGCAAATCATGATTGGCGACCAGCACGAGTGCCTGGACACCATAGAACGCTACCGCAAGGCCGGAGTGACCCACTTCATTTTCATGGCGATGGCGCCCTTCTTCCTGGAGGATTTCCAGCGCTTCGCCGAGGACGTGATACCGGCATTCCGGTGA
- the cofG gene encoding 7,8-didemethyl-8-hydroxy-5-deazariboflavin synthase CofG, translating into MAPSLAAQSAARADAPTREILDRALADDPLSEADAIALIECPDRDLDDLIGAAGDLRDRGKGRHVTYSRKVFLPVTNLCRDRCTYCTFRKDPGDPGAWTMRPEEIAAWSRRGHELGCKEALMCLGDKPEVAFREYRATLDELGVRSTIEYVARACEIALQQGLLPHTNAGLMTREEMAMLRPLNASMGLMLENISPRLRGRGGVHQAAPDKDPALRMKMIDEAGELKIPFTSGILLGIGETTAERAQSLLALRGSHQRHGHVQEVIVQNFRAKPEIAMADAPEPDAFDMVRAIATARLVLGSKANVQAPPNLSPNQIELFLRAGINDWGGISPLSKDYVNPEAPWPHIERLGERCARAGFTLGERLAIYPEYIEDEWLDPAVATNVRAMWARTVGGQS; encoded by the coding sequence ATGGCGCCCTCTCTTGCAGCACAGTCAGCGGCGCGCGCCGACGCCCCGACTCGGGAGATTCTCGACCGCGCGCTGGCCGACGACCCGCTTTCCGAAGCTGATGCGATCGCGCTGATCGAGTGTCCCGACCGCGACCTCGACGACCTGATAGGAGCCGCGGGCGATTTGCGTGATCGAGGCAAAGGCCGTCACGTTACCTACTCTCGCAAGGTGTTTCTGCCGGTCACCAATCTGTGCCGCGACCGCTGCACCTACTGCACGTTTCGCAAGGATCCCGGCGATCCAGGCGCGTGGACCATGCGTCCCGAGGAGATTGCGGCCTGGTCACGACGTGGGCATGAGCTCGGATGCAAGGAAGCACTGATGTGCCTGGGTGACAAGCCCGAAGTCGCGTTTCGGGAATATCGTGCCACGCTCGATGAACTTGGAGTACGCTCGACCATCGAGTACGTCGCGCGAGCCTGCGAGATCGCGCTGCAACAAGGTCTGCTGCCGCATACCAACGCGGGGCTCATGACGCGCGAAGAAATGGCGATGCTACGCCCGCTCAACGCGAGCATGGGTTTGATGCTGGAGAACATCTCGCCGCGCCTGCGCGGGCGAGGCGGAGTCCATCAGGCCGCGCCCGACAAAGACCCGGCGCTGCGGATGAAGATGATCGACGAGGCAGGCGAGTTGAAGATTCCTTTCACGAGCGGAATCCTGCTCGGGATAGGCGAGACCACCGCGGAACGCGCGCAGAGCCTGCTTGCGCTTCGCGGGTCGCACCAACGCCATGGGCACGTGCAGGAAGTGATAGTGCAAAACTTCCGGGCCAAGCCGGAGATTGCGATGGCCGACGCGCCCGAGCCCGATGCATTCGACATGGTGCGCGCGATTGCGACCGCCCGCCTGGTGCTGGGATCCAAGGCCAACGTGCAGGCTCCGCCGAACCTGTCGCCCAACCAGATCGAGCTCTTCCTGCGGGCCGGGATCAACGATTGGGGTGGAATTTCACCGCTCTCCAAGGACTACGTAAATCCCGAGGCGCCGTGGCCGCATATCGAGCGTCTTGGTGAAAGATGCGCCCGCGCGGGCTTTACGCTCGGCGAGCGTTTGGCAATTTACCCCGAATATATAGAAGATGAGTGGCTCGACCCGGCGGTCGCGACCAATGTGCGCGCGATGTGGGCTCGAACCGTCGGAGGCCAATCATGA
- the cofE gene encoding coenzyme F420-0:L-glutamate ligase encodes MRSITLSAIEGIPLVNKGDDLARLIASGIEKTGLKLQAGDIVVVCQKVVSKAEGRVVDLKTIAPSEFANSLAKRWEKDPRAVELVLRQTNRIVRNDRGVIIVETGQGWVCANAGVDESNSLTDDSAILLPEDPDASAARIHAGLKNLCGLEIAVLVTDTFGRPWRDGLTEICLGIAGMNPILDLRGTTDLGGRELEHTVVAIADELAAAAGLLMEKAAAVPAVLVRGYAYQPFDGSAKVLIRPAEADLFR; translated from the coding sequence ATGCGCTCAATTACGCTCAGCGCGATCGAAGGAATTCCACTGGTCAACAAGGGCGATGATCTTGCCCGGCTGATCGCGAGCGGAATCGAAAAAACTGGCCTCAAGTTACAGGCCGGCGACATCGTGGTCGTCTGCCAGAAGGTGGTCTCCAAGGCCGAGGGGCGGGTCGTTGACCTGAAGACTATTGCGCCATCGGAATTCGCAAATAGCCTGGCGAAACGATGGGAGAAAGATCCGCGAGCGGTGGAACTGGTGCTCAGGCAGACCAACCGGATCGTAAGAAATGATCGCGGCGTGATCATTGTTGAAACCGGGCAAGGGTGGGTGTGCGCGAACGCGGGCGTCGACGAGTCCAACAGTCTGACCGACGATAGCGCGATCCTGTTGCCGGAAGATCCCGATGCCTCGGCGGCGCGAATTCACGCCGGACTGAAAAATCTGTGCGGGCTGGAAATCGCGGTGCTGGTCACCGATACCTTCGGGCGGCCATGGCGCGACGGACTCACCGAGATCTGTCTTGGGATTGCGGGGATGAACCCGATCCTCGATCTGCGCGGGACCACCGATCTGGGCGGGCGCGAACTTGAGCACACGGTCGTGGCGATCGCAGACGAACTGGCAGCAGCTGCGGGCCTGTTGATGGAAAAAGCCGCCGCCGTTCCGGCGGTCCTGGTGCGCGGTTACGCCTACCAGCCTTTTGACGGAAGTGCCAAAGTATTGATTCGACCGGCCGAAGCAGATTTATTCCGCTAG
- a CDS encoding transglycosylase SLT domain-containing protein, producing MPRRKAILSASLALISMPLFAAASGFAIETPLAPTISAGPAIGDPLNFNRDPVKLEPSSTLHSPFVIGQPRPVPPFPILLNRLVQEYVDDYVSRPASWEAGVERSRPFFLQMTQALRAKGVPDDLLYLSFAESDFSERGKGPWQFNKGTAQKYGLRVDQWVDERRDPVLSTKAAAEYLSDLHEAAGYDWRVAVVGWNGGDLAIDRYWLLRGDNFNRFMDLLPGQTRALMGRFMAFAFMAHNSTRYRIVHLDCDAPPEYHEVPVRGGTRLSQLAGSYRTTVAKLHDLNPALLRDRIPPYAHSYKVRVPLLRTAFAD from the coding sequence ATGCCTAGACGTAAAGCCATACTCAGTGCATCCTTGGCTCTGATTTCGATGCCGCTCTTCGCGGCGGCGTCCGGATTTGCAATCGAAACCCCGCTCGCCCCTACGATTTCTGCTGGGCCTGCCATTGGTGACCCCCTCAACTTTAACCGTGACCCGGTCAAACTCGAGCCCAGTTCTACGCTTCATTCTCCGTTTGTAATTGGACAGCCTAGGCCGGTACCTCCATTCCCGATTCTCCTCAACCGGCTGGTTCAGGAATACGTCGATGACTATGTGAGCCGGCCCGCATCGTGGGAAGCCGGGGTTGAGCGGAGTCGGCCATTTTTCCTGCAAATGACCCAGGCCCTCCGCGCCAAGGGCGTTCCCGACGACCTGCTTTATTTGAGCTTCGCGGAGAGCGATTTCAGCGAGCGCGGCAAAGGACCTTGGCAGTTTAACAAAGGAACCGCCCAAAAGTATGGACTGCGGGTCGACCAGTGGGTGGATGAGCGCCGTGACCCGGTTCTTTCCACCAAGGCGGCCGCCGAGTATCTCTCTGACCTTCACGAGGCAGCCGGTTACGACTGGCGGGTTGCGGTAGTCGGATGGAATGGGGGTGACCTGGCGATCGACCGCTACTGGCTGCTGCGCGGCGATAACTTCAATCGGTTCATGGACCTGTTACCCGGCCAGACCCGCGCCTTGATGGGCCGCTTCATGGCCTTCGCATTCATGGCGCACAATTCCACTCGCTACCGAATTGTCCACCTCGACTGCGACGCACCTCCTGAGTATCACGAAGTTCCGGTGCGCGGCGGCACAAGGCTTTCTCAGTTGGCGGGCTCGTATCGTACTACAGTGGCCAAACTCCACGATCTGAATCCCGCCTTGCTGCGTGATCGCATACCGCCCTACGCTCACAGCTACAAAGTCCGCGTTCCGCTGCTGCGGACGGCATTCGCCGACTAA
- the cofD gene encoding 2-phospho-L-lactate transferase, with protein sequence MVRGRSPLPPSKQIVTLAGGVGAAKLIRGLVRRIAPQRLTVVVNTGDDETFYGLHVSPDLDTITYTLANLVNRQQGWGRLDESFTTLGELARFYGKPWFALGDRDFATHLYRTERLRSGARLSEVTNEIARALGVRSQVLPMSDDPLRTFVKIRGSRALPFQEYFVRGRARGTVERIELRGAHRARALPAALHALRTAAATILAPSNPFVSLGPILALAGVRETLAHSRRRVAAISPIVGGRTIKGPADRMLRGLGMAVSPVSVAKLYRDIVGVFVMDKVDGRYAGRIEQLGMRTLVTDTIMTTPSRAARLADVVLRALEV encoded by the coding sequence ATGGTGCGCGGCCGATCTCCGCTCCCCCCGTCGAAGCAGATAGTCACGCTTGCGGGGGGAGTGGGTGCAGCTAAGTTGATCCGCGGCCTGGTTCGTCGGATCGCCCCGCAGCGCCTGACTGTCGTCGTCAACACCGGAGACGATGAGACCTTCTATGGGCTTCACGTCTCTCCCGACCTCGACACCATCACCTACACGCTGGCCAATCTGGTCAATCGCCAGCAGGGATGGGGACGGCTCGACGAATCATTTACGACCCTCGGGGAACTGGCACGCTTCTATGGAAAGCCCTGGTTCGCGCTGGGGGATCGCGATTTTGCGACCCACCTTTACCGGACCGAACGGCTGCGCAGTGGTGCGCGCCTTTCCGAGGTGACCAATGAAATCGCGCGCGCACTTGGCGTAAGGTCGCAGGTACTGCCGATGAGCGATGATCCGCTGCGGACCTTCGTGAAGATTCGCGGCAGCCGCGCGCTGCCATTTCAGGAATATTTCGTACGCGGCCGGGCACGCGGCACGGTCGAGCGCATCGAACTGCGGGGCGCGCACCGTGCCCGGGCGCTGCCCGCGGCGCTCCACGCTCTGCGCACGGCGGCAGCCACGATTCTCGCTCCTTCCAACCCGTTCGTCTCGCTGGGGCCGATTCTGGCCCTCGCCGGGGTCCGCGAAACGCTGGCCCACTCGCGGCGGCGGGTTGCGGCCATCAGTCCGATCGTGGGCGGACGGACCATTAAGGGTCCGGCGGATAGGATGCTGCGTGGACTGGGGATGGCAGTATCGCCGGTGAGCGTCGCAAAGCTGTACCGCGACATCGTCGGGGTATTCGTGATGGACAAGGTTGACGGCCGGTACGCCGGCAGGATCGAGCAGCTAGGGATGCGAACCCTTGTGACTGATACCATCATGACTACGCCATCCAGGGCCGCGCGGCTGGCAGACGTAGTCCTGCGCGCCCTTGAGGTGTAG